One part of the Drosophila teissieri strain GT53w chromosome 3R, Prin_Dtei_1.1, whole genome shotgun sequence genome encodes these proteins:
- the LOC122619455 gene encoding uncharacterized protein LOC122619455: protein MIAKLRRIYPSGKAVRLSSEQCCSKDLNSAEKDSNVKKMRAEYLIERMQRLLLFLTVFLLFPVVIFTAFKFLVMEPLYGIRDNNVTIGSGMATVIVMHVLVTGYILRLVFIQEFSSMEKLEVWAEWEVQLPAPTQMHGPVFIVLLLMSYCFLIIGFPIATFFALKFVVLKSFAHIDADIISAICTVVAVHAAVGFFIYRAIYAKSATVKSTKISL, encoded by the exons ATGATTGCCAAGCTGCGCAGGATTTATCCCAGTGGAAAGGCGGTTAGACTTTCCAGCGAACAGTGCTGCTCCAAGGACCTGAACAGTGCGGAAAAGGACTCCAATGTCAAG AAAATGCGAGCCGAATATCTCATCGAGCGAATGCAGCGGCTTCTGCTCTTCCTGACCGTCTTTCTCCTCTTCCCCGTGGTGATCTTCACCGCCTTCAAGTTCCTGGTAATGGAGCCGCTGTACGGGATCAGGGATAACAATGTGACGATTGGTTCTGGCATGGCCACGGTGATAGTGATGCATGTGCTGGTCACGGGCTATATCCTGCGGCTGGTCTTCATCCAGGAGTTCTCGAGCATGGAGAAGCTGGAGGTGTGGGCCGAGTGGGAGGTGCAGTTGCCAGCGCCCACCCAGATGCATGGGCCAGTGTTCATtgtcctgctgctgatgtccTACTGCTTCCTGATCATTGGCTTTCCCATAGCCACCTTCTTTGCCCTGAAGTTTGTGGTGCTCAAAAGCTTTGCCCACATCGATGCCGATATTATCTCGGCCATTTGCACCGTAGTCGCCGTTCATGCAGCAGTTGGCTTTTTCATTTACCGCGCTATCTATGCAAAGAGTGCCACCGTCAAGAGCACCAAAATATCGctgtaa